gtgttgctTTTTTCCATCCTGCTTTGGACTCATTTCTTGGTTCTGGTTTTTCAGCTTTGCTCGAGTTCAACCAGTCTGTGCTGGTGAGCAGGAAGGATCCAGAATCAAGGAAAAAGGCAGTCACCCAGCTCATAGAGAGGCTGACCTCCAATGGCTACTGGCCTCAGGTAAGCTCTTTTAGGATTGGTCACTCAACTCTCTGAAGACTCCTGAAAAACATTCACCTGCTAGAATTACAAACTCTTCCAGGTGTCTTAATTCTTAATTCATAAATCTTATGTCTTAATTTGGTTAGATGCTGATGTTTCCAGAGGGAACCACAACTAACGGCCACGCTCTCATCAAATTCAAGCCTGGTGAGTATTTGCAGTCTGAAATAtgcacaagaaaacaaacaaaacaaataaaaatgaaaagaactgaGGTTTTTAGAGCCCGTTTACTGCCAGGCCTTTCTACACCTGTCCAACCCCATCTGGTTTTTCTTCATGTCTTACACAGTCAACATGCTACAGTTTGTCTGCTGTACGAATCATGCAGGAATGAGTGGCATGAGATGGAAAGGGTGTAGCTCGTGATTGTTTTTCCGCCCTTCTGAAGCGTTACGTCTTTCTCATTCCAGTCTCCTCactttctcatttgtttttttccatgccACTCATCTTCAGGTGCCTTCCTTGCTGGAGTCCCGGTCCAACCTGTTCTGTTGCGTTACCCCAACAAGCTGGTGAGTGAACTTACTGGTGGGCGACACGTTGATCTGCCAGGTTGTAACAGCATGTGGGGAAACTGATAAACATGCCGGGTTTGATACTCGTAGTTGTCGTAATCAGATTTAGTTTAAATCATATACTGCACACAAAAGTCCATACAAGATGTTAGAGGGGAGAAACCACGTCATCATTTCAAAAGTTGAGCAACCTGCATTGGTCCCAtcaccctgcacacacagcagatgctttgttctgtgtttgcagtttgttttgacatctctttctcatttttatgtCATGAGTCTTTTCACTTCCCTGCCCAAagttgtgtgtgtacactgcacTATCCTCCGTATTATCAGGCTGTAGCCATGTTTCTGAACACGCAGTAACATTTTTTCAGGTCAGTGTTTACACACTGGTTCCTGTCAGGGAGTGTTATGAGGGGAATGTGACTAGAATTGCACACGCTATAAAAACTCCCCACCCTGTCTGTTACTAAGGATCGTTTTTTTTTAGTACCTTGTTGTATTGTGTCCACTGTTTGATTACAGTCTTTTTATGACTCTTCCTCAGGATACTGTTCGCTGGACGTACAAAGGGACAACCTGGTGAGTTCCTccatttttcatctctgtgtctgtctgagcaaGTTAATGTGAAACTGTCTGGGCTGCACAGAAGCCATGGTGAAGCACTGGATTTCTACATAGGCAGGAAGTTGTGTAAGCTTGGAGCCTCGAGGACATTGAACTTCTTCATCTCTCTTAATCAGCTCAGTATCCTCTGCAAAGCATTTGTACTGTGGTACCTTTTTAATATCTCTTAAGCAATTTTCAAAGGAATTTTCTAAAATAGTTTCTGCACCTGCCATTACTTTAggacagaggtgtccaaactgttccacaaagggccgagtggctgcaggtttttgttccaaccaatgaagagcacacaacAACTGtttgaagactgagatcagttgattaaatgagtgaagtctggtgtgctgctccTTGGTTGgagcaaaaacctgcagccacacggccctctGTGGAatagtttggacacccctgctttaGGATATGGGaatctattttctctctcatttatacACAGTGACTAGTGATTTTTCCACATGAAATATAATATTGGCTCTTTGTCCATTAGGGTTGAGGCACTGTGGCACACAACTTCGCAGTTCTACACTAACATGACTGTTGAGGTAAGGGTGTTTGAATTTGAAGTATACTTAGAGTACACTCACTGTTGGGTGTAGTAACAGGTGCAGCGAAGCACACCAATGATCCCTTTCATCAGCAATGGTGGGTGTGGTCACAGGTGTAACGgacatgacattttcaaacaggAGTGACTGATATTTCTCAGCTTGCTGTGAAAGTTCGAGTGCATGAAAAACAGACTTCACACTGTCCCACCTTCCCCCGTCACTGGGACTAAAACGTTGTTTTTGTCATGCTACAGTTTCTGCCAGTTTACAAACCTTCCCAGGAGGAGAAGAATGACCCCAACCTGTATGCAGACAATGTTCAGAAACTCATGGCCAAGTAAGTAGATTACACACTTCTTACTTATTTTAGCCAGAGGGAATATTATGTCAGGTACAAGTGCACCTGAACACAGTCAATGaatctgtcagttattttctcagttaattgtTTGGTGCATAAAATGTCCACCttgttttttcacatttgcaGTAACATgcatggacacttttctttaGTCCAAAGTTACAGAGGACAAAGTAAACTTTGtactttttttatgtttggttCATTTTGCACAGACAAATCACAAGTGAAGGAACGTCAGATTGGTCTCTGAATTGCCAGGTTAACATGATAGACTTGTtattttgtgtgcgtgtgtgtgagtcagcTGTTATAATGcgtttttcttctgtgtttcagggCCCTCGGACTCCCAGCTACAGATTATGTGATGGAGGGTGGAGTTCCTGTTAGTAAAATGGGCggcctctctctcccactggaGTCTCCTGCCAGGAAAACACTCTCACTGCTGCACAAAAACAGGTAGGAGAGGACCTTTGTTCATGTTTGGTGTTTGCCTGAATCCTGGCTTTAATCAGTGTGAAAATCAAATcgcctgttatttttttcctccctttcctccccctccctctctctcagcctggAGGCATATGAAGTGGGAGCAGCACTTGACCGACTGATTGACAGGTGTCAGTCAGGAGCTCAGGGGTCAAAGGCCAGTGCAGAGGAGCTCGTCTCTATTCTTGGACTGACGGATAGAGAGACAGCTGCCTCTGTCTGTAGCCTGTACTCCAAGGTAGGAGCagtttcttcctgtgtgtgtgtgcttaactACCTGAGCTTCACACAATTGAATTCAcattgtgatttttcttttttttttttttttttttgccaggatGAAGCTGTGGACTTGAGGCAGCTTTATTTGAGTGTTGCTGCCCTCTCTGGATTTGTCAGCTTCAAATCTCTACTTCACACTGCTTTCAATGTAAgtacagttgtttttttcgTGTCTGTTGCTGACTGTGAATGTCTTTAAAATGCGAAGCATCAGATGTGTCACATCACTTTGTCGTAGACGTCTCAGACCTGCTATTGAATGCACTGTCTTTTCACAGCTGTTTGACAGGGAAGGCAGAGGCAGCCTGGGTGCAGAGGAGCTATCAGACCTCATGGGGGCGCTGCTGGGTGTTCCCCAGCACAGCACCGCTGAGCTGTACAAGGAGGCTTCCAAACAAGGCCAGCTTACTGAAGGTGAGAGTCTCTGAGTAATCTCTGAGTTTGGCAGCAGTAAATAGTAATATTTTACACATCATAGTGATAATGTGACATCAGGCAGCTCAGGtgtctcttttatttatttattcattggtcctctgtttctcttgtttcatcagaaaatcaaaacactttaaaatcCTCATTGAATCTGCTTTGTTTCCTCAGAAAATCTGCTGCGAGTGCTGACGACCCACCCGACCTATCAGAGAGTGGTGAACGAATACCTGCAGCCGGAGGAGGCGGGCTCTCACCTGCCATTCACTTCTCTGGCCAATGGGAAGGCTGTGAACAACAACGGAAACATGGACAACAGCAACAGACCCCTCCACTACAACAAAAAGTTTGAATGAGGATTTTCCTGAGCATTAAATGAAGGTTGGATTCCTCTTGTTGCAGGATGGTCTTTGACAAAGGActgcatttttaaagttttgtgtcagatggtgtgtgtgtggctgtatgGATGCATTTTAAATCAATAAGTCTTAAGCTGACTTAAAATACGCGTAAATGATGCTACAGTGGCTTAATgaagtgtgtatgagtgtgttttttgAGGCCAGGTCCTCATATGTTTGAGGACTTgaaggtgtgtgcatgtttaccAGTGTGCCTTTTAATTACCAAGAAATCTTGTGCACAAGTTGTTCCAGATTATGTTAAAGGACTCCGTTACTTCTGTCATTTGAAGCCATAAAATGTCTTATTTATAGAATTTCCTGTTATGtaaagtaaatatatatatttttgtttttaaagggacAATGGAATGTgcaaaaagaaactaaacacTCAGTGCATCaaagtttattttatgtaaatgaattattacatttttcctGTGAATATTGGTTCTATTTAACAATTAATTAAACTGTGAATTGTTTTTAAGTAGGTTTTACCATGTGGGTTTATCCTGCTGTCTCATTTCTGGACTTCCCACACTTATGTTcagcttatttttttctgtgttttgggtTTCTGTTTGATTCTCTTGGACATTGTAGGTTACTTGTCCGTCTTCTTCCCACGTCGTAgcgtttttcctttttctgcctTTGGTTTTTGTCCTTTCACCTTTGGTTTGTTCAAGATAAAATCTTTATATTTTGTGGGTAACCTTCTGGAGAGCCGTGTTTGTTTCTTACAAGGAAAATGTGGGACCTTGCCTGTGGAcgtctcactgtctttctcaaGCCACTTTTGCTTCTGCTCTTCAGCTCTCAGAGAGTTTACCTCTGCCTTGCCCTTCAATCTCGCTCTCTTCATCGGACTCTTGAGGATTTCTGTTTCAGACGCcatcttttctgtctcattcactCTCGTCTCTGTTTCTTCAGAAGCCCCGCGTTCCTGCCAATATCGTTTCCCTGGGCTCAGCATGAGGCTTGGGCGCTCTGCCTCTTCTCCATTCATCCTTTCCCTTTCACCTTTCACGCCTGCTGTCTGGTCTGGACTTAGTTTGGGACTAGATAAGTGATGAGCTGTCTCATCTAGCTTGTTCTTGTGAATCCCTGTCCTAGTCACTGCCCTTTTTGACACATCTAGCATATGACTTCCTGACCTTAAGTTGTAAAAGTCACAAGTTTTCATTTCCGTGGCTTCACTGTGCCCACCCACTCCATCTTCATTTAGTGCCGctgctttgctttgttgctGGTTCAGCTGAATCGACTCCGGATGCAGAATGGGGGataattttagatttttctcACAGGTTTCCACAGATGTCGACTCCAGGCTTGAGTCAGGATGCTCATGCTCATTTCTCTCATTCAGTGGTACTTTGCTTGGGGCTTTCTGGCTGCCTTGGTCAACCATTTTTGTGTCTTCTGTCGATGTAGAATCTGTCTGAATTCTTGGGCTCTGAGGAGGCAATAATGCAGGTGCAGAGATGGGACTGAGGTGTCCAGAAACTTTGTCCTCGGCCTCAGTCAAATCTGTCTTACTTGCATGATTAGCTTTCTCACTACtctcctcttcatttctcttgCTCCTGCTTTTGTTTGGACTTGAAACTGACTGTTTGTTTGCATACTCCTTGGCATTTACTTGTAGTTTGTCCTGCATTTCTCTCTGAGGCGAGGCCTTTGTCTCACTTCTTTCCATCTCTGAGTGTTGGACTTTCTTTCCACCTCTGGCAGCAGAAAGAGGAGTTAGCTGCACTTTTTCCTCATTAGTCATGCTCCTAGTTCTTCTCCTTACAAAACTGGACATTTGAATCTGTTCCTCTTGTCTTTTTATCCTCCCCTCATCCCTCTGACTATTGTCTCGTGGTGCCTTTGCTGAAAGAGAGTCTTCCACCCGCATTTTGGTGCAAAAATAGGAGTCACTGGCCTCACTCTGTTCCCCTGCCTCTACCCTGAGTCTCTCTATCTCCCCTGTGAGCTTTTGATGTTGTTCCTTATGTGCCATCTCTGAAAATTGCTcgaatgtgtgtgttatttttgttcCTTGGCTCCGCTCTTCAAAATTACTCTCATCTTGTTTACATAACAGTCTTCCTCCTGGGGACTGTCTGCTCCTTTTTTCATAAATTACCCCGTCCCTCTCTGGAGCGAATTTTGCCATTTTCTTAACACTCTTTTCATTtggtttcctctcctctgctctctctgttttgaATTCACTGCTCAgtcctgctttctgtttttctttttgatctGCcagcctctgactctgtctgattttgacgAGGTTGTAATTCTCTTcattcttttcttccctttcaaAAGTCATTTTGGCCATcccttcttctcttgtttttgtagctgttttcctttgtgtcaCTGATGTTCTAGCAACATCTTCCagatttttctcacattttttctCAATGTCATGCCACTCACTTGTTCTGAGTTCAGAGAGAACGCCAGGCGACACTGATTCTTGAGAAATTTGCAGTCCTTCTGGTGCCTCTGTCTGCTTTTCAGGCACTGCACCTGGTGAACTGCCATCAGTTTTTGCATCACAGGAGTCTGGATGGGAATCTGCCACAAAAGACGAAGTAGCTGGCACAGGAATTGCATTGTTTAGGTCGTCTTTGGGTGTGTGGGACAAATCTTTAAGACAAgagcactttgtgtttgtgtttctgggGCTACATTGTTCCTCAGACTCCTTTATCTGCGCTGGAGAAAGTGTTTTCATAGCCAGGACTCTCAGGGCTGGGGGGCCAGCTGACTGTGGTGGGCTGTCAGTCAAGAAATCAGCCCTGAAACAAGGTGCAGGAGGAGCCTCGGTTGACCCTGAAATACAGGAAGTTGAGGGGGACTCGGAGGCTGGGGGATCTCCAGGTCTGCTCTGGATCTTCTGGGACAAATTAGCTGACTGGGTCTTTGCAAAGTTAGAGAGGGACATTGAGGCGTCTTCTGATACGTTTGGACCACTATCATCTGCAGCTGATAAGGCTGCCGCTACATCAATGAGTATTGACTCCAAATCAGAAGTGTCTGGGGCAGATAGTGGAGACAAAGTACAGCTACTGTCCATGAAAAGGGAGTTGTGGTGACAAAGACTAGACAAGGCATCATTTGGCAGCAGTTCTTCCATTGATTCCTTAATCATCGTACTCAGAGATGCATTTTGTCCGTCATAGTTTGGATCAGCGTCAGACTGGGTGCCCGGAGGATCCAAAAAAGGTGTCTGAGCTCTTTCTTCGGCGTGTAAAACCGCCTGAGATGTCTCACCAGTTACTGTATCACTGTTGGAGTCAGCAGACAGTTGATGTGATTGATCCTTCTGGGTCACCACCACTGCCTGGAAACCAAGAGGAAGAACaggaagatgaaaataaaagatgacCTAACTGGCTTTTTGTACTTAAGGCCAGTGACATTTTTTCCTAGATGCAAACAGCCGTTCAATTATCTATATTTAACATCAGGATGATCACATTAGGCATCAAGTCAAAGTCAAGTCAAAGTGTTTATCGTCATGTGCAcagtaaacaaatgtaaattgTCAAAATAGAACTAATACTGAAACTGACTCGTTCTTCTAATCCCAGATCAACCTGCTGCTCACAAGGcaacaaaaaacagaatttacttATTATCATGTTACCTCTTGCTCTTGTATTTCAAGTGCAAGCAGGTCCAGGGGCTCTAGGTTTGAAGAGAAGAGGGAATCCAGGTAATCTATGTTCAGCATCATCTCCACCTGCGAGAAAGAGATGagcacagactgaaacacagagaataaatgaaagctaaaaaaaagtacaagcaCCTCAAATGTGCCCTTAAATATAATggaaaaaagagcaaaatatTTATCTCCCCTGTGTCATGACttgcatttttatattaatgcaTCCAATAACTTACCTTTCTGACAAAGTCCTCATCACTGCACAGCTCATCCAGATACTCCAGAAAcgtgctgttttctgtctctagtttctccttctctccgtCCTCGTCTTCCTCGTTTTCATGGATCTGAGCAGAGTCACAGATGGCAGAAAGTTTAGCGGGTGATGGTGAATTACTTTTGACATAACAAAAACTTTTCCCATGTAGACTTTTGTTCcataatgaaatatttgcagtttgaacaaagaagcaaaacttttaaatattaataattttttaCATACTTTTGGGTGTTTTTCCTAccaaaaaaacagtaaatacatttctCTGCATCCTGCATATTTGCATGgattttttctatattttataaCACACAGCTATGAACCTTGGGACAGAGGGAGTCCATGATAATCTTGTATTCTGCATATCCTGTTGGAGGTTCTTCTACCAAAGAGTGTAGAGGTCCAGGAGAAACCTTGGACTCATGTGTAtcattttcctgctgtttttctgtgaacaaacacagtgaaatgataATGATATTTAGGAATGATAAAGTCTTAAAGATTTATCCTCTGGGCATCATGGAgattgttgaaatatttcagtctggaccagagtGGTGGTGGACCGACCAGTCAATAAAACAACATTACTATTCCTTGcccttttaaatgaatgtttgacctctgaccttctgaCTTGGccttctctgtgctctgttcTTTCCCTGATGCTGCAGACTTTATATTTAACTGCTCACTGACTGAGTCTCCTGCCTTCCTTGACAACCTGGAGTCAGGCAGATGACATTAGATGCAGTATTAAAATCAGGATTTAACTATGAACCAGTTGATATGATAAGATTATGTTGTCTGAAGTGTAGTTCCTTACAGTCCTGGAGCACAGGGCTGATGAACAGGTACAGTCCGAGGACACAAGCACCAGCTGGGGCAAACCTCAGTCAGGAGGAGCCTGGAATGAGGTGGTGAAAGTGGACTATGTGGGACCAACATACAGGGGCTAAAACCAAACCTGGAGTTAGGCGTGGAGGCGACTGGGCTTATATTCATCCAGCAGGTCTCTTGAGGAGAACAGGGGTTCAGTATGAGCTCTGGTATAAGTGGTGTCAATTCAGGCTGGACCCTGTCACCTGATGATAAAGTCTGGAGGTTGAGTGGAAAGGGACAAACACCTGGCAGAGAATTTAAATTAAAGGGACTCTCATAAGTTTGTATGTATCCTGTTTGTATCTGGGGTTGGATGGGGTGCATCGTCATGCAGGGGAGGAGATGTTGTAGAGACTGCTGGTTTGGGTTTGATTCCCTTTGTGTCCCAgaagatgtgtgtgttctttgatCAGGATTAGTTACACTCCTCTCTGCAAATGTGGAAGCTCTCTGGGCTGCCTCTTCGTCCATCTTTGCCCCAATTCTGATATGTAACAGTTTGTGGATGTGTGGTTCTTCCAGAGAGGCAGATCAGTCAGCAGAAAACATTTGGTGATAATATGGGGAGAAATAAGAAAAGGACTGGGCTCCGGACTCGAAGCGATCACGATCTGTCACTTAGGGTGATCTCAGGTGGAGAATCTGGCTCTGGGTCCATCCTTTATCTCTGTTGCTTTATAACTGTCAAAGGAAAGTGAGATTATAGTTGATGAACATCAGCAATTTGTAATTTAGCTGTTTCTAATGGCCAAGATTGAACTGAGCAGTTTCTCAGCGTGTGAAAAGCacataataacataaaatgGCAAATAATACATATTGGTCAATCAAATAGTTCTCTTCAGGCTTACCTTTCTTCTGGGAGATGATTAGTCAGTGCTGTAAAAATGTGTCCATCGGTTTGCATCTGttcatattttaaaagtaaACTCAGTTCTTCAGGCTGATGTTGTTTACTTCTAATAAAGAAGTCTGTGTATACAGACATTCCAAACTTCATAAAGTCTCATCAGTTAAAATTTACTACCATTTTattacgatttttttttttttttttttacaggattGTCTCTATATATTATAGTTTGTGCGGTAATTCAAATAGATTAGGTGATTATACTTACGGCCTTAGAAACgcaaagttttgttttgggggaaactccatttcccagcatgccGAGCGCTCTGAATTCTGGACCGGACATCCGCTCTGCCATCTGGGCGAGGAGAGCTTTTGCCGCACGTGGAATTGGAAGGAAATTTTTacaaatcttgactttttttcgatATAAATCAGTCAATATCGAtatttctgcatttgtgtggAGCTGTAAGACAATCTTTTGTCGCGATGTTTCTGCAGTATTACCTGAACGAGAACGGGGACAGAGTCTACACTCTGAAGGTAACGTTGTGTTTACATCGTCCACATATTACATTATTGTGTATTAATAGATTTTGCTTGTAGTTTCACTCTAACTCGTCGATATTGAGGCTTATTTGAGCTCTTTtgactctttttctctctctggcgGCACTGATAGGATCATTATTAGTAAATTATCGTGCAAAACGCGCAACTCTATATTCcttcattttttgttgtttttttattgaccTCTAACATCCAGTTTGTGCTGCAATGATCAGTCGAATTTATTGACTCTAGGAaattacacaaaacacatttgtcagTATTTACTggcatttaacatttaatagaCACATCAGTACAATAATAGATAATCAAAATACATAGATAATCTTAATCGATCACTGTCACCAACAGAAGGTGAGTCCTGACGGGCAGCCCACCAGCTCAGCCCACCCGGCCCGCTTCTCCCCTGACGACAAGTTCTCCCGACATCGGGTGATGATAAAGAAACGCTTCGGCATTCTGCTCACACAGCAGCCCAGACCTGTTctgtgagagggaaagagagagagcagaggagaaagcggaaggagggagaggtggatggatggagatcGAGAccaagagatggagggatgaaggcGAAGATGGGACTGCAAAGCAAAGAGCAAGAAAACTCCAGGCCCAAACTGAAGGGACTGTACATGCATTGGATATCAGCTATTGCTGAggttaaggatttttttttctgctgttatttGTTAGCATTCATTTTAGG
The sequence above is drawn from the Toxotes jaculatrix isolate fToxJac2 chromosome 23, fToxJac2.pri, whole genome shotgun sequence genome and encodes:
- the lpcat4 gene encoding lysophospholipid acyltransferase LPCAT4; translation: MEERVRHSATQDYSHPFIHEVKLTRAQRIRGIILGSILFPLRITLAAIFFLIMWPLARLRLAGLSEEDRSRPVTGWRHWLFHPIIWLLSRAVFFSLGFLWVKVKGRRADLKEAPMLVVAPHSGFLDMLVLCPTQLATVLSRSENTSLPVIGALLEFNQSVLVSRKDPESRKKAVTQLIERLTSNGYWPQMLMFPEGTTTNGHALIKFKPGAFLAGVPVQPVLLRYPNKLDTVRWTYKGTTWVEALWHTTSQFYTNMTVEFLPVYKPSQEEKNDPNLYADNVQKLMAKALGLPATDYVMEGGVPVSKMGGLSLPLESPARKTLSLLHKNSLEAYEVGAALDRLIDRCQSGAQGSKASAEELVSILGLTDRETAASVCSLYSKDEAVDLRQLYLSVAALSGFVSFKSLLHTAFNLFDREGRGSLGAEELSDLMGALLGVPQHSTAELYKEASKQGQLTEENLLRVLTTHPTYQRVVNEYLQPEEAGSHLPFTSLANGKAVNNNGNMDNSNRPLHYNKKFE
- the nop10 gene encoding H/ACA ribonucleoprotein complex subunit 3; the encoded protein is MFLQYYLNENGDRVYTLKKVSPDGQPTSSAHPARFSPDDKFSRHRVMIKKRFGILLTQQPRPVL